A stretch of DNA from Daphnia magna isolate NIES unplaced genomic scaffold, ASM2063170v1.1 Dm_contigs181, whole genome shotgun sequence:
GGCTCTTGACagaagatattttaaaaaatttcttcgtcGTAGAAGAGCCACTACTCTAACCAACCGCCCGGCATTGCTCCAAGCCGCTTAATGAAATCTGAGAGAAACTGGGCCGCCTTAAATACGGTCGCAGAGGGTGAGCGCTGCGCCACCAAGCGGGGTTCGTCCCCTTTGGGTACGAGATTTTCGGTACGAGATTGCCGGTACGAGAGACTTAAGTAAGAACGATTTAGTTTTATTAGAAACAATAGTTCTGAAAAAAACTTGCTTTATTGTAGTTATATCTGTATTTTTGGCAAGAAGCAgctgaatttaaaaatcaaaatacactATTGGAACATTTATACGACTTGACTGACGATTGTATAGATTCTCAATTCGTTTTCAAGAAAAGCAGTTGAACTCATCTATCAAGTAAAGACGAGATGCTTCCAGTGCTGCAGATAACGAAGAAAGCTttctaataaaataaatgattatttaaATGGATGTTTAGACTTTATCGAATTTGTAAATTACCTTAATCAGTTTGGTCATATTTACAGGGCATGCGATAAGTCTTGGAGCAGTACTTCAGAAGCTCATCTACGGTATATTCCTTGGTGTGTTGATATTTCTCCCAAATATCTTTAATCCTCTCGTTGGTCCTCATATACACTTTGTTCTGACTCCTGACGTCTTGACCCTGTAACAACAATCTTTTTATTAATCAAATTCATCTGAGTTTCTTTATAGAGAAGTTCAATGAGATGATATAGGTTCAAATCGCCCTTCTTAGGAGCATGCATGTTTATCCGGTAATGCCACCCTTCGGCATCATTATTCGTCCGcatttcttgaaaaaagaCGCTCCAAGTATCTGGAGACCAAACACGACTCGTAATCCACTGTTTCTCGACATAGTCAAAGAACGTTCTCAGATCTGTAATAGGTAATGGTGGAAGattatcgtcggttctttcttCGTTTAATGCAATCAAATCATCAACTAATTGGACTGATCGATccttcagtttttttaaacaacctTGAATTTCTTGATATGGAACGAATGGCAAAGCTAATGTTTCCCGCACTAActctttgatttttgaatcTGTCCTGTAAGCTACTGAAAATCCAAGTCTTTTAAAATTACGATACACACTTTGCGTCCAATGAAAATTGCAACCAAAAATCTTCGTATCAGGGAAAACATCTTCAAATGCTCTTTTGGTCGCTGTTTCGAAATCCAAGACCACTTCTTCTAAGCAAGGTTCGTACTCGGGATCAAAAAgggattttaatttttcaaggACCGCGACATAATCGCTTAGCTCGCGACCGGACATCAACACATAGAGCAATGGAATCTGTTTTGACTTTCCATTCTTCGTGACAAACCCATGGATGGTGAACAACTGGCTAAATGGAAGTTTAGCCACATGAAAAGATCCCGTCAACATACCATCTACGCATATTTTGCAGATCCCTTAGCTGCTCTTTACTGGCGAACAAAATGTGCCGTCTATCCCCTACAGTGATgtcaccaacaaaaaaatccttcGGCAGAGCATGGTGTTGCAATTCAAATTGGAGGGTGGTTGGATGTAGAGGCCAGTCCTTTTGTCCGATGTAATTGCCAGCCTTAGCTAAATTATCTGGGTGCGGTAGATCTAAATCTGGATGCTGCATAGCAGCTGGGACAAGTGCTTCTTCAGCAATAGCTTTAGCAGATTAAAATTTTTGGAGAGtgcattttcttttaactttttttactAAGGGAACTTTCAAAATCAGAGAGGGATCGGGAAGATGACTATGACCCTTTTCACCTTCCTTAAATTCTTCTCCCTTTTGCTTTACAAACACTGCACAGGATTGCTCACCTTTTAAACCACGCATCGTACATAGCCAAGTGACTACTCCACTTTTAGTGGGTTTCTCGCCTTTTTCTCCCATATCGATTACCTATTCCATCCAACAACTGATCCTTTCCCCTTATCGAAGCCCCAAATTCAATATAAAAGTGTTTCACCCGGATTGCTGGTGTGATTGGCTCCTCGTAAATCAGGCTTTTCTCTCTGATGGGGACCGGAGTAACGTGACGAGGCGAATGAACAGTATCTCCATTCTCTGATTCAAAGGATGATCTAAGTGATAAGACAAAATATTATTAGTTACTTCTGTTtgcaataaacattttttaattgtataCCTGCTAGCTGTGGAATTATCTTCTGGTCTAACTGGGCTTGGTGGGTGAAGTGAAGTGTCTaatctagaaaaagaaaaatcaaaaggatTAATTGCAGAGTCATTCAGAGACATATTGGCAACTGCCATGTCAAGTAATTCCTGTGGAATATCTGAAAAGTCCATATTTATTGACGGCATTGGAGGGACAACTTCTTCAAGGACGACTGAGTGGTTAGAGGAGCTATGAATAGTAAATGTTTCATTGACAATTATGTTTGTAGTTGAAGAAGTTGAAGCGGTAACTGAATCCGAGAAAGGAATAACTGCTGCATTTCGCCTTTTCGGAGAACTTTGGTCGTAACGAGGGTTCGGTTTTCTGTTCCGTTTAGGTCGTGATTGCTGGAGCGGAAT
This window harbors:
- the LOC123467392 gene encoding uncharacterized protein LOC123467392; this translates as MSGRELSDYVAVLEKLKSLFDPEYEPCLEEVVLDFETATKRAFEDVFPDTKIFGCNFHWTQSVYRNFKRLGFSVAYRTDSKIKELVRETLALPFVPYQEIQGCLKKLKDRSVQLVDDLIALNEERTDDNLPPLPITDLRTFFDYVEKQWITSRVWSPDTWSVFFQEMRTNNDAEGWHYRINMHAPKKGDLNLYHLIELLYKETQMNLINKKIVVTGSRRQESEQSVYEDQRED